The genomic region CAACACCTGGAGTGTGAAACTAAAGCAGGAAACACTTTAAAAGGAGCCTTGGGAGAGCAGTGGAAGCTTCCCCAGAAGTGTCTGAAGCAGTAAAGCAGAAGAATAAAGAACAAGAGCACCGGAGGGGGAAGAGATCTGGAAGTTATTTGGGAGTTCCTCGGCTGCCTGAAACACTTTGCAAGCTCAGGCACCTCATCACTGCAGGAGCAttccctgcccagcagaaaaggcaggaaaggctTTCCATGTCACCAGAAGTGAGGGCAACAAGTGCAAGGGGCTGAAAGGAGCCCACCATCCCCAGCAGGTTCCACAGGAacccccagggcagcagtgacACCCACCCCAGGCTGTTGCTGAGGGATAACAGATCCCTGCAGGATCAACAGGCTGGAActgtgcagggagagcagcaaaAGCCCTCACAGAAACAAGACACTCTTGTTAAAGGTATTACCTTGGTGCAGGAATTCAGACTCATGTTCCAAGCTTCTAATTCCTCAGGATCAAGCCCCGTTTACCTGTGCCAGGTGACTCTCATCCCGATAATCCAGCACGAGCAGGACGTGTCTTGCCCCACTGACCCAACCTTCATTCTTCTGAGACAGCAGAGAATAAAGCAACGACCCACACTGCCCCCCTCGGGCCTGTGACATTTATTGAAGGCTGGTTACACAATCTCCCCCATCACATCTCCTCACAACTCGGCCTCCCGAAGTAAAAAAGAGCGTGGATGTAACAGAGAATTCTGCCCACCCCCGACTGCCTGAGCCAGAGCACCGAgtgcccctccctgtgccagggctggcctGGGAGAGCACCCCATGGGCAGGAGGAACAGAGcagggggcagcagcagggggaaGAGAGGTCCTGACTGCAGCAGGATTCCCTGCAGAGGAGCCACCTTCCCCTCCGTGCCTGGAATCCATGCACTGCACAGGGGAACCTCCTCACCCAGCACGGAGCTGTGCCCccagctgccagggctgtgctccccacaggcacagcagagccacTGCCCCAAGCTGAGGAGTCCTTTTGCTCTCAGGTGACCCTGGAGAAGGACTGGCTGGCTGGAGCCCTGTCCCACAGTCCAGGCCCTGCCGTAGCGGCCTGAAGGCACTGAGGCAGCCGAGAGCCCTGATGGATCCGGCACAGGGAGTCACCCGGGCCACCTGCTCATCCCAGGGGGGAGGAGACGGGAAACTCTGCTCCCGGTGCTCAGACTGCCTGGAAAGGGGCAATTCTCAAACCTCGAGTGGTCGGTGGAGCCACAGCTCTGCCGCCCGTGGGAGGAGACGCAGCTCTGGTGTCAACGCGCGTTCGCTTTTATTGGGTTACCAATTGGAGAGAGGGGCTGATTTCCGTTTCCTCTGCTTTTACCGACGAGGAAACCGCGATGATTTGGTTCTGGAGAGGGCTGAGCCGGCGGGGCAGGGGCCGCCGGGCTCActgaggcagctgcaggagcacgGACTGTCCGGAGGGCAGGTAGGTGATGTTGCGGGAGCGCGAGAGCTGGTACGCGATGTCCTCGGCCGCCTCCAGCTTGCGCAGCTCGATCAGCCCGTCCCCGGCCGTGGCCAGGGAGTTGGCAATGAGCTCTGCTGCCTTGGAGTCCCCCTCAGCAGAGATCACTGCTGCCTTCTTCTGCTGCTCGGCCTGCAAGCGAAGGGAGAGGGTGAAGGGGTGATTTCCTGCGAGGAAACGAGCAAACCAAAGAGCAAACCAAAGGCCGGTGCTGTTCCTGTGTTGGAAACcccagtcccacctccctgccctcctgttCTCTCCCTCAGGCAGAAAGGCAAGGTAAGTTcactttttactgtttttctgcctactgtggggggaaaaagacAATTCCAAGATGATTTTCAACCTCAGGAAACATTAATCCACCTGAGGGTGGAAAATTGTCTAGGAGGGATTGGAGACACCAAGAACCAATTCCAAGTTTCTGAGAAGGCCAAGTTACCTTTTCCACAATGAATCTGGCTCtctctgcttcctgctgggCCACCTGCTTCATTTCCACCGCCTCTGTGAACTCCTTGCCGAAGGTCAGGTGGGTCTGGAGGGCACAAACCAAGCCAAGTCCACAACACTGACagctctcagcagctctgctgtgaccCTGCCTGGCCCAGGGACACTGGAATGGGGGGGAAAGCCAGGATCCcaaaaagaacagcagctgggacaaggggacctccccatcccacagccatCCCCACCCTCAGCCCGGGCTGCCTGGACAGCTGAGAGCtcctgggatgggacaggggaaagCTCAGCTTCCCTCAGGAGTGTGCTCAGGGGAAAAGCCCAGAAACAAAGTGtcaaaaatgacattttgcaGAAACAAAGTCACCTCCCTGCAAACCCTTCCCCTGTGTTCTGAGGGAAGCCCCAGGGGGATGCACAGGCCAGACTACAACACATTTCATTTACAGAGGGAGAAACTGAACTTGTGGAGGCAGATGGGAGGGCAGAGCTCCCTCCCTGGATAGGCCTGGAAGAGGAGAACCAGGAGAACACTTAATGCTTTGCAGAAAAAGCTGCTCTCACAGTGGGTATTTTCACCCCTCCTCATCCCTGGTGCTTCCTTGGGGTGCCTGTGGAACAGCTGCCAAAAGCAGAGCCAGGTGCAGCCCAATCCATCCCCCAGGGAAGGATCTGCTCCTCACTGGAGCTACAAAAGCCCTGCACAGAGAGGGCTGTGGACACACCAAGGGCTGCCCAAGGTCAGAGGAGCTGACAGGAGCTGGGAGCACAACACCCTTCCAGAGGCACAGACACACACCCAGGCCACACATCCAACCCCCCCACACCCCACTGACTGCAGAGGGGGAAAGGGCACAGGGAGAACTCCTACCAAGGACACGTCGTCCAGGATGAGCCCGAAGGTCGCCGCTCTCTCCGTGAGGTCCTCGCTCACCTGCCTGGAGACCAGCTCCCTCTGGGTGATCAGCTCCCCAGCATCAAAGCGAGCCTGGAACAGGGAATTCCTCCATGGAAAgggggccaggcactggcaggggctgcccagggagggggtggaggcACAGCCCAAAGGTGTCCAAGGgaggactggatgtggcactcagagctctggcctgggggacaaggtgggtgGACTCGATGctcttggaggttttttccaacctcaaggattctgggattctgtgaaagcTCCCAGAAGCAGGAGAttctctgtgccctgcctgtcTTTgcacccagagctctcctccaacccaaaccgttctgggaTTCTACTCCTCCAAGGCACGACACATTCCACGCTCCAGCGGGTCCTTGTtggcaggagagggaagagagagccCAGCAGCTCCCGGGCCGCCCTTACCACGACAGACTTGAGGATCTCGGTGGTGATGGAGGGCAGGACCCGCTCGTCGTAGTCCTCGCCGATGGAGGTGAAGATGCGCGGCAGCTGCGCCGTCACGGGCCGGAACAGGATCCGCAGCGTGATGTTCACGTTCTGCAGGTCTGGGGACAGCAGCCACCCCTGACTGGgctgccctccccagccctcttGGCTTTGTGCCACAAAATGAGCTGGTTTTCCTGCCCCTCTCAGCCCAGGATCCCAGCCCCCCTCCCGGGAAGCTGTGAGCCTGTTTGTTTGTGGTGCAGGGaattcctgccctgccccaAGGACAGGCTTTCTGTGCACAGGGATCGTTTCCATGCAGATGATAAACATACAAATGTCCCCAAGGGGTGCCAGGGTGGTGCCAGACtctgcccagcagtgcccagggacaggacaagcACAAACTAAAACACCTCAACTTGAGGAAGAACTTTCTCCatggaggtggcagagcacagggacGGGGGAGGCTCTGCagtctccctctctgcagaCATCCCAAACACACTTGGATGAgctcctgtgtcacctgctccagctcACCCTGTCCTGGGGGATCTCCACaggcccctccagccccagctcttctgggattctgggatttaCAGGACCAAAGGAAGAGCCCTTTGACCTGTTCTTCAGTTAAAGActcacatcaaaccagtcccGACTGTGCCAACCTGGGACAGGTGGGGTCtgcacagaatcccagaacagctggggttggaagggccctctggagatcacccagtgccaccccaggggcagctggagcaggtggcACGGGTGTGTTTgggatgtctccagagagggagatcCCTGAGCTgagcctccctgctcccctctccagtgctctgccaccgcCGTGGAAATAATTTCTCCCTCACACTGAGGTGGAACCTGTGGCTCAGTTTATGGCCGTTGCTTTAGGGCCCCATCTCCACTCCCAGCAGGAGGGATCAGAGCCAGGGAAGCCCCAGTGCCACGTTCCCCAGCCCGGGGCTCATCCCAGGGCTCACCTTTGCTGCCGGTGATGACGGGGATGTtgcgggggcgggagcggcagTCGAAGATGATGGGCTTCTGCACCCAGGGGATCAGGAAGTGGGTCCCTTCCCCCCACCACCACGTCCTGCACCCCTCGGAACCGGTCGAAGATCACGGCCCTGTGTCCTGCATCCACTGGGGAGGGAAACAGCACGTCAGGGAATCCCAAAAACCACCCCTGGGAACGGGCTGGGCTCCCCacggagcagctcctggagaaaggacCTCCCAGCCCTCCTGACTGTGCAATGCTCCAGGTATAAACCAGCCCAGCAAGGCCTGGGGGCTCTTTTTATTTGGCAATAAAAGCCCAAAGAAGCCAAAACATTGACAAAACCATAAAATAAAGTGGCCTGAAGCGCCCAGCTCGTCCCACTCACCGTTGTACAGAGCAGAATTCACGACTCCACCTGCAACAGCCAAGCCCAGGCCGAGCTTCCCGATGCTCTCAAACACCTTCGCAGCCATTTcacccctgcagctccagcccccgTTGGAATTCCCTCCTGCAAACACCCCCGGGACCGTCAAAACCTCGCCCAGCCAGGTCGGGGGGGGTGTCCATGGAGCTGGGGATCGACCCCTTCCCAAAaccccagcagctccttctccccccccaGACACCTCAACCCTTGgggtccccccagccccgggggtcTCCTCCCCCCGCGACCCCTCCTGGGCTCGGACCCCGCAGCACCCCGGGCACCCCCCAAAGCCCACCCCTCGctccccccatcccctccttACCCCCCACTCCCACCCCGACCCCCCTCCCGCACCCCGGACCCCCCTCCCCGTTCCCTCCTAGGCCGTTCGCCCCCAGGACGAGCACCCCGTGAGTCAAAGCCTCGCTCTCTCGCTCCCTCCCGCCCTCAGGGCGCGGCTCGGCTCGCTCTGGGCttccccccggccccggcaACCCCCAGGACCCCGCGAGCCCCCCGGACCCACCGCCgccctcccgccccgccgctcccctGACCTCCACATGAGGCCGCGGCCCCCGCCCCCAGCGCGCCTGCGCTCCGCGCCAACACGCCCGCTGCTCATTGGCTCGCGCCTCCCGGGGCATTCTGGGATGTGTAGCTCGAGGCAGCGCTGGCGGCCTGGAGTGCCTACAGCTCCCGGCGTGCACCGCGGCGCCCCGCCGGCTGAGCAAGGCCGCGCGTTATGGGCTGGAGCTGCGCGCAAGGGCTCTTGGGAGGTGTAGTCCCGAGGCGGGAGGGCACGTGGGGACCGCACCGGGGACAGGGGGGTACGGGGACAGGGGTGAGGGGGACAAGGGTGAAGGGGACAGGAGTGAGTGGGACAGGGCtgagggggacaggggtgagggggacaggggtgagGGGGACAGGAGTACGGGGACAGGGGtgagggggacaggggtgagggggacaggggtgagGGGGACAGGGGCgagggggacaggggtgagGGGGACAGGGGCgagggggacaggggtgagGGGGACAGGGGCGAGGGGGACAGGGGCgagggggacaggggtgagGGGGACAAGGGTGAGGGGACGGGGGAGCGGCcgcaaggagcagggaaggtggGCGGTCTCTCCAGACAGGGAGACATCCCAAACACACCTGTATCatctccaggtgaccctgccctggATACctccagaggttccttccaaccccagctgttctgggattctgtgcaGACCCCCCCTGTCCCGGGTTGGCACAGTCGGGACTGGTCTGATGTGACTCTTTAACTGAAGAACAGGTCAAAGGGCTCTTCCTTTGGTCCCGTAAATCCCAGAATCAagaagagctggggctggaggggcctGTGGAGATCCCCCAGGACAGGGtgacctggagcaggtgacacaggagcTCATCCAAGTGTGTTTGGGATGtctgcagagagggagactGCAGAGCCTCCCCgtccctgtgctctgccacctccatGGAGAAAGTTCTTCCTCAAGTTGAGGTGGCCCTTGTGGTGTTTTAGTTTGTgcttgtcctgtccctgggcaccACTGGGCAGAGTCTGGCACCACCCTGGCACCCCCTTGGGAGATAATTCTATGGATTGATGAGATCCCTCTCAGCCTTCTCCGCTCCAGACTAACCAGGCTCGGCTCCCGCAGTCTCTCTTCATCAGAGAGATGCTCCACACCCCAAATCATCTCAATCATCTCGCCCCTGCAGACAAAGGCCCCTCATTCCCTCTCCCTGGGAATCGGTGCCCCCCGGTGCCGCTAGAGGGAAGCAGCGCTCTCCCTTcggaggaaaagggaaaaaagagagggaaggaaaagagccACCAACCCTCTGCCCGGAGAGCGATTCCCTCGGATGCGACACCGCTGGGCACGGGGGACTTTGTTACCCACCCCCGGCAGCATTTTGGGATGACAACAGAGCTGAACCCCCTCCTTTGGGGCCCAGAGGATCCCAGGAATTGTCAGGGATTCTCACCCTGTCCCTCCTGGGAGCTCAGAGAGTTCACAGGCTGAGGCTCAGCACTCCAGGGCCGGAGgctcctgtgctgccctggcactgGGGTGATGGGTGGGGACCCCAAAAGCGAGGGCAGGTCCCTGCTGATGCCCCCCATGCCTCCAACCCCGGGGTGGCTCCTGCCTGGGAATGTCACCCCCTCCCGGGTCCCCTCTGGCACTTGGGGGTCCCCCCgggcccccagcccagctgtgcagACAGATGTGCACTGGAAGCCCTGGCCTGTGCTTTGCAACCCTCCTTGTGAGGCCCCCAAAACTCTTCTGTGCTGGGAAGCGGCTGCTGAGGAGGATGGGGCTGAGGGGAAGGGGTTGGGATgtggctggagctgccagggacCCCCCAAAGCCCAGCTGGAATGGGGGGGCCCGGggagccacagcccagccctaAGAGCTGCCCTAAGCAGATCCTGACCCTGCCTGGGATCATCACTCCAACACCCCGAGGGGTTTGGGAGCCAAATCCTGGAGACCTGGGAGGTGGGAAGGGTGCAGCTGGATTTTGGGTGCTCCCACACCCACGTGCCTCCCTCTAGGGACACCCCAGGGAGCATCCAGCTCTGCCCCGGCCCAGCTGGCAGGACCAGCCCACATCCCACCCCCATCCCCGTGGATCCCCTCCAGGGCTTTTCCCCCCCGGGATGACTTTGCCCCGGGAGGTTTTTATCTCCTTGCCTCTGATCCAATAAAAACATCCTAATTGGTGACAAAGCCACAGCCACGGATGCCCAGGGATTTATTCCCTTTCTGACACCCGACTCAGCTGTTAAATTTGGGATTTAGGGAGCTGGGGGACAGGGACTTGCCCGGCACCACTCTGAGCTTCTGCATCTCCCTCACTGCCAGGTCTGtgcagccccttcccttcccctttccatGGAAAATGAGAGGTTCCCATTCATGCAGAACAGGGAAAAAGGCTCGTGGCAATGGGGATTTTTGGTCCAGGGCCAGGTTTTGGgatgggagctgtgggagccgCCGGGTCGGAGCCGGTGCCACCCTccccagggagagggaggaaaatggGCCCTTTGTGCTGGGAATGTCTGGAGGGTGATTCAGCCCGGGGTGACGCCGCTGACAcggcctgggggggcctggggggtcCCACTGTGGCCCCCCGACACCCAGAGAGCCCCTCCCGGGCCTTGTGGGCTGGGGGATGTGGCACAAGGGCTCGTGGCCTGCGGGGTTTGGGATGGAGacgaggggctggagcagccaggagTGTCCTGGGCCcttgggaaggggctgaggggggcCATGGAGGGGCACCCCAaaacagggctgggctgggaccccaCTGTCAGTGAGGGTGGACCCCAAAACAGGGCTGAGCCCCCACTCCTGGTTATGGCAGGGACTGAACCCTGAAATAGTGCTGGGACCCCCTGTCAGTGGTGGCTGTGGAGCTGCACCCCAAAATAGCACTGGGACCCCATTTTTGGTGAGGGTAGTGAAGGTGACCCCCAAACCAGCACTGGGACCCCATTTTTGGTGAGGGTAGTGAAGGTGACCCCCAAACCAGCACTGGGACCCCACTGCTGGCAGTGGCAGGAGTTGGACCCCTCCCTTGCCTCTCTCCCCGAGGCTGCCCCCCGTTTTTGGGGGACGTTTTGGGGGACATTCCTGCCCGGGGCCCAGGAACCGCAGCAAGAAGCGGCTCATTGTGCTCggccagccctgcccggccgaacaaaaaccctcctcttctccctccccggccccgccaGCGCTGCCCCCGGACAATCCCGGCCCCGAATCGCCCAGTGCGGAGCAGCCGAGCCCGCCCGGCCCCAGCCCGCGCTGGGAAGGAGGTTTTCCCAACCCAAAACGCCGTGAGTGCGTTCCCCGTTCCCACCCAGCCGGCCCtgcccgggggtcccggcccTGCCCCCGGCCCCAAACCCGGTTAAGCCTCAACGAGCGTCCCAATTGAATTAGTTAAACTGCATTAAAGCCCTGCGAGGACACGGTTCAGAGTGGAAACGGCCCTAATGTGATTTCAGCCCAGTTCCCTGCCGCGATTTGCAAGTCAGAGAAATCGAATTAGGGGCTGTTTTCATTCTGAACTCTGTCCACACAGGCCAGTAATGCAGCTTAATTAATCTGCTTTAAAATTGAGCCTGTCTTTCATTCTGGCTTCACCTGACTCACCCCCGAGGAGCAAAAACCCGCCGGCAAGGAGGGCTGGGACCCCTGGGTTCAGATTTGGGGATGGAAAGTCCTGGAGGGTCTAGAGAAAACCAGGATTATCCCTAATCCCATCAGGGAATAACCTGGGGTGGAGCCCCGAGCTGCAGCTCCGGCTCTGGGGCTCCCCAGTGCCCGCGGAGCTGGAATTGGAGCATCCCGGCTGCTTCCCGGCTGCTTCCCGGCTGCTTCCCCGCTGCTTCCCCGCGTTCCAGCGGCTCCACGGGCTCCAGGGCGGGGGTTTCCCGCTTCTCCTCGGTGGTTATCGCCCCTTAACAACGTTCCCTCCCTCCGTGGAAGCGAGCGGGCAGCTGGAACCGGCTGCATTGAGGCCCGGGAGGGCTGGGAATTGtcatccagcagctccaaggctGGGCCAGGGAAAACCtcagtccccccaaaacccgcTGCCCCTTTATGTCCCACGCACCCTCCGGCTGCTCCCCATCCTCTTCCCAGTTccctttttcccatttcctccCCTGTTCCCTTTTGCCCATCCCAAATTTgcagagggaaggggctggggggggtctGGGCATCAAAACACGACCCCCGGGGGGATCTGGGGACACCtccaaggggggggggggtctctCCCACCCTCCCAACGCTCCCGTTTTCTCCGCACAGGTAAAACGGCATCGCCATAACGGGGCTGCAATTAAAAGGGAGTTAATGACTTAATGAATCATCACAAATTAACACGCGACCCGCTGACCCGCTCTGGTTGCGGCCACCGCCTCTGGAATTGCGGATCCTTTCATTTCCCTCCGGCAAATTGGCCGCTCATTTGGTGTCTGTAGGAGGGCgggggggaggagaaaagggggggcCGCAGGGCAGGAAAAGCCCCGCCCGGAGGGGGTGacccccccaatccccccctcctccccccagcctGACCCGCAGCCCGAGCCCGGCACGGCCAGAAACTGCCCCGTCAGCTCCTCCTCGGCCGAGGATCTGCAGCGCTGCACAAAATTCAGCCTTAAATTAATTTACGACAAATTAAATTACGGTTTTTCGGGGCGCCGAGAGCTGAGCACGTGCCCGAGGTTTGTGCGCTGGTGCTGCACCTCCATCGCCCCCCGCCCGTCCCAGAACCCCCGCGAGCGTCCGGGGGGGCTGATGGGGCCGGACTGTCCCCTCATTAACTCATTAACGCTCATTAACTGCCCCTCGTGGGCTCTCCCTGCCCCACGCCCCCGCCGTGCCCACCCGGGGACCCCCGTGGCTGAATTCTCTGCCGAGCCCCTCCTCACCCCCCGGCTCTGGGGGGGTCCTGCCgtccccaaaatcccaccctgccCTTCCCCGGCCGTTCCCCCTCCCCCGTTCCCGGCCCGGGCCCCCCTTCCCTCggctccccagcccccccgaGGGCGGTGGGTGCTCCGGGGTGGGCGCTGAGCCGGGATCGATGTCTCCATGTGCTGGTGACGTTGGATTCATgtctggctgctccagccccgctccccccgtGCCCGGGGGGCTCTAAAAGCATTTCCATGCGGCGGCTGCGTTCCAGGAAGCTCTGGAAGGAGCCCAGCCTGTGCCGGAACGGTGGCACGGCCTGGGAAGGGGGAATTCACCCTGGAATGGTGGAGTTTGGGGGGCCGGGAAGCGCTGGGACCGCCGTGGGGGCAGCTGCAGATTTCTGTGCCACTGCACCTGCTGGAAGGGCAGGAACAGCCTCTGCTCgtctgcagggggaaaaaagggcaaAATTCTGGGGTGATGTGGCCGGGATTCCAGGGGAGCTCTTCGCTGCCGGGGGTCCCACAGGGGGGAAGAGCCCTCTTGGGGGTGGGTCTGGGGGGTGCACCAGCCAAGACCaccacagccccccagccccgagctgggatcagcccaggggAATGTTCCTGGCTCTGTGTGCACTGCATCCCACTCCTGGGAGAAATCCTGTCCTCTCCCGGGATAAATCCTGTCCTCTCCCGGGAGAAATCCTGTCCTCTCCCGGGAGAAATCCTGTCCTCTCCCGGGAGAAATCCTGTCCTCTCCCGAGATAAATCCTGTCCTCTCCCGGGATAAATCCTGTCCTCTCCCGGGATAAATCCTGCCCGCTCCCGGGATAAATCCTGCCCGCTCCCGGGATAAATCCtgcccgctcccggccccggaCAATGGCACCTCAGTGTCCCCTCGCCGccagcagctgccccagtgGCCACAGCCCGAGGCCCCGCGGCCCTTCCGCCCCCGGGGGGGCTCCGCTGTCCCCCCATCCCGCCGGGAACAGCCGGGAGCATCCCCGTTTCCAGGGGAACCGCGAGCGGGTCAGGGAGAGGTCTGGGATGTTTTAGCCTTCCTGTAAGGGCCGTAATTGCTCATTTATTTCGTGCAATTAGTCCCAGGTGCTCGTTCACGTCTGGGTGACCCCGGCGGGTCCCCCCCCCGCCCGTTCCAAGCCGTGGGATCGATATCGGCTCCTGGCGAAGCACCGAGTCCCCTCCGGCGCTGGGCACGTTCCCATCCCTCGCCCTTGACCTTGGCCCCgttcctgtccctgcccagctcgGCTCATCCCGAACACGGGATGGGGTGGGGGCCCCGAAATGCGGCCCCTCAGAGGAGCAGAACCATCCTCATCCCAaacccagggacagcccaggctGAGCGATGCTGTCCCTGGAAAAGCCTCCCCCCGCTTCCCAGGGtctgggaggaggcaggagagggggcaggggaggaggcaggagcgcGGCCGGAGCCGGGGGGAACAATCCAGGGCTTTGTGGGAAGGGACCGTCCCGAACGGCGGCGGGGTCAGGCCCTGCTGCCTTTTGTCCCCGGGCAGAGCCCTCGGGGGGGACACGGACTGAGGGTCCCTGCGCTGGGAACGGCGGCGGGAATCggcagctggaggagggaacggggggagcagggacggggggaggagggggcacAGGAATAGGGGGGgtcacagggctgggggggtcagagggactgggggagtTCACAGACATTGGGGGTATCCCAGGAATTGGGGGATTcccaggcactgggagggggTCACTGACATTGGGGGGTTCCCAGGAATTGGGGGATTCCCAGGCATGGGGGGGCTCACAGGTATTGGGGGAGTTCACAGACATTGGGGGTATCCCAGGAATTGGGGGGGTTCCCAAGCACAGAGGGGTTCTCAGGATCACGGGGGGGTACCCAGCCCTTTCTTTTTGCCCTCCAGCACAACCTGTCCCCCCTCTGGCTTTAAGAGCCCGTCCAGGTGGCCCGGGGGGGGAGGGTTGGTGGCCCGGGGGGGGAGGGTTGGTTGTCCCTCAGGGGGGTTTAGGAGCCCCCCCATCCTGTCTGATCGCCCCAtggcccccagccctccccttTAACTCGTGCAGAGTCTGAAAGGCCGGGGGCTGCCTGTGCCAAATGCATCTCCAGGGCTCCCCAGGCACCACTTCCCTCATGGCTCCCTCCCAGAGTTCTCATTCCCTGGCACCGGGACCATTCCGGGTTTAAacctttctgctgcctccttctccctccccccaatTTCAGAGCACTTTAACTGCCCGAATTCCCAGCTGAAttcccagctggcactggagggTTCGGTTtggggggagtgggaaggaggcaggagggaTCCATCCTGAACTCAGGGCACGGAGAACGgaggggaaggtgctgagggagccactctgggggctgggggcttgggggggtcCCCTGGGGCACCTCCGGGGctcagcagcacccaggggGGACCTTCCCTCCATCCTTACACcctccagctcttcccagcCCATCACTCCCAGGGATGCggcctgggagcagcaggattcCATTCCAGCCGGGATGGAGCAGCAGGATTCCATTCCAGCCGGGATGGAGCGGCTGGAGGAGAtgcccagggaaggattccctGGAGGGGAACgtgcctgagctgctccagcagccgtGGGGGAGTCAGGGGAGACCTTTCCTACGGGATCTGGGATCGTGCAGAGGGTGGGGAGAGAccagggctgagccctccctgctccaacCCCACTGCTCCAGGAGGGGCTGCTCCGGGGGCTGATCCACGAGGGAACACCCTCATCCAGGGGCTGATCCCCGAGGGAACACCCTCATCCAGGGGCTGATCCAGGTGGGAACACCCTCATCCAGGGGCTGATCCACGAGGGAACACCCACAGCCAGGGGCTGATCCACGAGGGAACACCCTCATCCAGGGGCTGATCCACGAGGGAACACCCTCATCCAGGGGCTGATCCACGAGGGAACAGCCACATCCAGGGGCTGATCCAGG from Pseudopipra pipra isolate bDixPip1 chromosome 26, bDixPip1.hap1, whole genome shotgun sequence harbors:
- the PHB1 gene encoding LOW QUALITY PROTEIN: prohibitin 1 (The sequence of the model RefSeq protein was modified relative to this genomic sequence to represent the inferred CDS: deleted 1 base in 1 codon) translates to MAAKVFESIGKLGLGLAVAGGVVNSALYNVDAGHRAVIFDRFRGVQDVVVGEGTHFLIPWVQKPIIFDCRSRPRNIPVITGSKDLQNVNITLRILFRPVTAQLPRIFTSIGEDYDERVLPSITTEILKSVVARFDAGELITQRELVSRQVSEDLTERAATFGLILDDVSLTHLTFGKEFTEAVEMKQVAQQEAERARFIVEKAEQQKKAAVISAEGDSKAAELIANSLATAGDGLIELRKLEAAEDIAYQLSRSRNITYLPSGQSVLLQLPQ